The nucleotide window ATTCGCGGCACGCCCAATCTCGACGCCGCCGGGAAAATCATAAAATGGTTCGGTACGTGCACGGATATCGACAGCATGAAGCAGGCCGAGGAGTCGATTCGGGCCTCGTTGAGGGAAAAAGAGGTCCTGCTCCGGGAGGTCCACCACCGGGTCAAGAACAACATGCAGGTCATTTCCAGCCTCTTCAACCTCCAGGCCGGGCATACGCTTAACGAAGACGGCCGGGCCATCCTCAAAGAGGCCCAGGCGCGAATTCGCGCCATCAGTCTCGTCCATGAAAAGCTCTACCAATCCGCCGATCTCTCCCGGATCGATTTGGGCGGGTATCTCAATAGCCTGGCCATCCATCTGGTCCATTTCTACCGGCCCCAGCCCGGCCTTGTTCGGCTGGAAACGGATCTTGAGGAAGCGACCCTGGGCATCACCTCGGCCATACCCTGCGGGCTGCTCCTGAATGAGCTGATTTCCAACGCTCTCAAGCATGCCTTTGCGCAGAACCGGGCCGGCGTCATCCGGATCGGGTTGAAGCACGGGCCGGGCGACTTGATCGTCATTCGAGTCGCGGACGATGGGATCGGATTCCCGGAGGACTTGGATTTTCGCAAGTCGGATAGCTTGGGTCTTCAGATCGTGAACCTGCTGGCCGGCCAATTGAATGCGACGATCGAGCTGGACCGAACGAACGGGACGGCTTTCACTCTGACCTTTCGCGAAGTGGAATCCGCCTCCCCGGCTTGATCGGCCCCAACCGGCGGCCGACCATGCAGCGAAGAGGGCTTCTTTGACTCGTTCGGATTGACTTTTTCCCCGGCCCGGATTAGGAATAGTCCGTTCGCTACCCATCGCCCAAGGGAGAGAGACCATGTTCCAACGCCCTTCCCGCCGCCTCGCGCTCTGTTTCGTCCTGGCCCTGACGATCGCGTCCGGCCTCGCCATCGCCGCCGGTCAAACCCCGTCCAAGACTCCGTATTCGAACCAAGAGCTTTACGGCCTCGGCAAACCGCGCACCTTCGAAGGCCAGGCCTTGCGGGAGGTCGCCTTCCCGCTGGGGGGCATCGGCACCGGCACCGTCTCTCTCGGCGGCCGCGGCAACCTGCGCGATTGGGAGATCTTCAACCGCCCGGACAAGGGCGTGGACCTGCCGTTCACGTTCTTCGCCCTCTTTTGCCGGCCGGAAGGGGAGAAGCCCGTCGTCCGGGTCCTGGAAGGGCGCCTGCAGCCGCCCTTCACGGGCGGGGACGGCCTGCACCGATCCCAAGTGCCCGGCCTGCCGCGCATGGAGAAGGCCCGCTTCATCGGCGAGTATCCTTTCGCCGCGGTCGAGATGGAGGACTCCAAGCTGCCGCTCAAGATCACCCTGGAGGCCTTCAACCCGTTTCTGCCCCTCAACGTCGAGGAATCGAGCATTCCGGCGGCTGTCCTGCGCTACCGGATCAAGAATCTAAGCGCCAAGAAGGTCCAAGTGACCGTGGCCGGATCTCTTTTCAACCCGGTCGGATTTGACGGTGCGGGCAAGATCACCAGTGTGGACCATGCCCAGCTCGGCGGAAACGTCAACCAGATGCGCAAGGGCGGCGCCCTGAACGGCCTGTTCATGAGCTCCAAGAAGGCCGATCCGAAGACGGCCGCCTTCGGCAATCTGGCCCTGACGACCCCCTGGAAGGACATCACCTATCTTTCCCACTGGGTCCGCGGCGAGTGGTTCGACGACCTGCAGATCTTCTGGGACGACTTTGCTGCCGACGGCGTGCTCAAGAACGAGGAAGACGCCTCGCCCTCGCCTGACGGCCGCAGCGACGTCGGGACGCTCGGCTTGAAGGCCGTGATCGAGCCCTTCGGCGAGGTCGTGCTGCCCTTCTATCTTTCCTGGAGCTTCCCCAACTTCCTGGACTACTTCGACGTCGTCCGCACCCAGCGCGGCCAGAAGTTCCTCAATCAATACGCCACTCGCTTTGCCGACTCGTGGGCGGCGGCCGAGTACCTGGACAAGAACCTGGTCTCCCTGGAGCGCGAGACGCGCCGTTTCCATGAGGTCTTCTACGACTCGACGCTCCCGCCCTTCGTCCTCGACGCCCTGAC belongs to Candidatus Aminicenantes bacterium and includes:
- a CDS encoding GH116 family glycosyl-hydrolase produces the protein MFQRPSRRLALCFVLALTIASGLAIAAGQTPSKTPYSNQELYGLGKPRTFEGQALREVAFPLGGIGTGTVSLGGRGNLRDWEIFNRPDKGVDLPFTFFALFCRPEGEKPVVRVLEGRLQPPFTGGDGLHRSQVPGLPRMEKARFIGEYPFAAVEMEDSKLPLKITLEAFNPFLPLNVEESSIPAAVLRYRIKNLSAKKVQVTVAGSLFNPVGFDGAGKITSVDHAQLGGNVNQMRKGGALNGLFMSSKKADPKTAAFGNLALTTPWKDITYLSHWVRGEWFDDLQIFWDDFAADGVLKNEEDASPSPDGRSDVGTLGLKAVIEPFGEVVLPFYLSWSFPNFLDYFDVVRTQRGQKFLNQYATRFADSWAAAEYLDKNLVSLERETRRFHEVFYDSTLPPFVLDALTSQAAIIRTTTCFLLKGNQFFAFEGCNDQGGCCPLNCGHVWNYEQSLAFLYPSLERFMRETDFLVNTKDDGGMVFRTSLPLSTGFFWDFKPAADGSLGKIINLYRDWQISGDTAFLKKLWPKVLKVLDYTWAHWDTDKDGLIEGEQHNTYDIEFYGPNSMMGTFYLGALQAASRMAEAVGDPATAKACAALLDKGRKAFDATLWNGEYYIQKYDKVMEKKYQYGDGCLSDQLLGQWLAMVAGLGRFLPEDRLKTTLGSIYKYNFLTDFSDYSSAQRTYALNDERGLLLCSWPKGGRPP